The genomic stretch GTGATAATGCTGAAATGGCAATCATTCAGTTAGTATAACTTTATTTTTTAGTTTCCGTGCCTCATGAACCATTGCTCTCAAGACTCCCAAAGAATTGCTTTAGTAATTCAGTATTTAGGGTCTAATTATCATGGTTGGCAACGACAGCCTAAATACATAAGTGTCCAAGAAAAAATCGAAATGGCGATCGCTTCAGTGGTTGGTCATCCTGTTACCATTCATGGTGCTGGTAGGACTGATAGTGGAGTTCATGGAGCGGCACAAGTAGCCCATTTTGATGTAAAATCCCCCGTTCCCCCTGATCGTTGGACAAAAGTCCTCAATGGATGTTTACCAGATGATATTTTAATTAGGGCATCGGCACAGGTAGCAAATGATTGGCACGCTTGTTTTTCAGCGTTATGGAGACGTTATCGTTATACTATATATACTGGTAAAATTCCCAACCTATTTTTACAACCGTTTAGTTGGCACTACTATCATCAGCCTTTAGATGAATCTTTGATTCAACAAGCGCTCAACCCTTTACTAGGAGTTCACGATTTAAGTGCTTTTCGCAGAGCTGGATCTAAACGTTTACACTCCATTTTAGAAGTGCAAGAAGTTAGTTGCGATCGAAAAGAAGACTTGATACATATTGAGATACAAGCTAGTGGCTTTTTATATGGGATGGTCAGATTACTGGTGGGGATGTTAGTAGAGGTGGGAGCAGGAACAAGATCTTTGTCAGAGTTTCAATATATTTGGAGCGATCGACGGCGAGACTTAGTTAAATATTCTGCCCCGGCAAAAGGATTATGTTTGTTAAGAGTAGGTTATCAGGATTTTCCGATACCTGAACCAATATGGTTTAATACTCAACCTATTTTTACTTTTAGTTAAAAAGTCTCAATTTAAAATGAATAAAACACCAGTTCCTAAACTAGAAGATATAGAAAAAAAATGGTTTATTGT from Geminocystis sp. NIES-3709 encodes the following:
- the truA gene encoding tRNA pseudouridine(38-40) synthase TruA, whose protein sequence is MNHCSQDSQRIALVIQYLGSNYHGWQRQPKYISVQEKIEMAIASVVGHPVTIHGAGRTDSGVHGAAQVAHFDVKSPVPPDRWTKVLNGCLPDDILIRASAQVANDWHACFSALWRRYRYTIYTGKIPNLFLQPFSWHYYHQPLDESLIQQALNPLLGVHDLSAFRRAGSKRLHSILEVQEVSCDRKEDLIHIEIQASGFLYGMVRLLVGMLVEVGAGTRSLSEFQYIWSDRRRDLVKYSAPAKGLCLLRVGYQDFPIPEPIWFNTQPIFTFS